Proteins from a single region of Carassius gibelio isolate Cgi1373 ecotype wild population from Czech Republic chromosome A5, carGib1.2-hapl.c, whole genome shotgun sequence:
- the LOC128004204 gene encoding cdc42 effector protein 2 encodes MSAKAPIYLKRSSRKGKKEKLRDILSSDMISPPLGDFRHTIHIGNGGGAEDLFGDLSFLQGKFHLLPGQQGHQGSSQLSRTASVRNPPPSCDNSPLLKNALSLPIIGGVQALTLPAPMATAPLTSTAMETPEVPTAPTTAQSPPTSPSLAPPPKPPRLHLEERIVSRHSSLPASTKRSPLHLHTNGQRPDPEENEKCVKDRDEAEKPYLTNAGSMLSLHLDLGPSILEDVLQIMDNQRTGTFSGGLKPSGRQEIYT; translated from the coding sequence ATGTCTGCCAAGGCTCCCATATACCTTAAACGAAGTAGCCGTaaaggaaagaaggaaaaatTGCGTGACATTCTTTCCTCTGACATGATCAGTCCTCCGTTGGGAGACTTCAGACACACCATCCACATTGGCAATGGTGGGGGTGCAGAAGATCTTTTTGGTGACCTGTCTTTCTTACAAGGTAAATTTCACCTGTTACCAGGGCAACAAGGTCACCAGGGGTCTTCCCAGCTAAGTCGCACAGCGAGTGTAAGAAATCCCCCGCCGTCCTGTGATAACTCGCCCCTCTTAAAAAATGCCCTGTCTCTTCCTATCATTGGAGGGGTGCAGGCGCTCACCCTTCCAGCCCCGATGGCCACAGCCCCTCTGACTTCAACAGCAATGGAGACCCCTGAGGTCCCGACAGCACCGACAACGGCCCAGTCACCCCCAACATCTCCATCTCTCGCTCCACCTCCCAAACCTCCCAGACTGCACCTGGAAGAGAGGATCGTGTCACGGCATTCATCACTTCCTGCATCTACAAAACGCTCTCCACTTCATCTGCACACAAATGGACAAAGACCAGATCCTGAGGAAAATGAGAAGTGTGTGAAGGATAGGGATGAGGCGGAGAAGCCGTATCTGACCAACGCTGGCTCGATGCTTTCCCTCCATCTGGACTTGGGGCCATCGATCCTAGAAGATGTGCTTCAGATCATGGACAACCAGAGGACAGGGACATTCAGTGGGGGACTTAAACCTAGTGGACGACAAGAGATATATACCTGA